The following proteins are encoded in a genomic region of Amia ocellicauda isolate fAmiCal2 chromosome 6, fAmiCal2.hap1, whole genome shotgun sequence:
- the fmc1 gene encoding protein FMC1 homolog: MASLAPPLRVCRGILKEIRALKGPDYQRSPAYSYVLEQFRKNQVTSEKLCRAQQESLHTASSYLSLLASSRLHSSLHSLYHRRGEQDAGDTAAMLGFRLPAQPGGKGWEE, from the exons ATGGCGTCTTTAGCTCCTCCGCTGCGGGTCTGCCGAGGAATCCTGAAGGAGATCCGGGCGCTCAAAGGCCCGGACTACCAGCGCTCCCCCGCCTACAGTTATGTCCTGGAGCAGTTCCGGAAGAACCAG gtgaccaGTGAGAAGCTGTGTCGAGCCCAGCAGGAGTCTCTGCACACTGCCTCCTCCTACCTCTCTCTGCTGGCCAGTTCCCGGCTGCACTCCTCCCTCCACTCCCTCTACCACAGGCGGGGGGAGCAGGACGCGGGGGACACGGCCGCCATGCTGGGCTTCAGGCTCCCGGCCCAGCCCGGGGGCAAGGGATGGGAGGagtga